A section of the Methanocaldococcus sp. FS406-22 genome encodes:
- a CDS encoding NADH-quinone oxidoreductase subunit B family protein yields MLKKIARKKCIHVMLVYTGGCNACDIEVVNAIFSPFYDAEQYNVFLTFNPREADILVVTGCVTKVVAESLRKIYEKIPEPKAVVAVGACALMGGVYKNIGGDLGTSDFVAGPVENIIPVDVKVPGCAPRPEDIIAGIAKAISKVVEGK; encoded by the coding sequence ATGCTAAAAAAAATCGCAAGGAAAAAGTGCATTCATGTCATGCTTGTTTATACTGGAGGTTGTAACGCATGCGATATCGAGGTTGTTAATGCCATATTCTCCCCATTTTATGATGCTGAGCAATATAATGTTTTTTTAACTTTTAATCCAAGGGAGGCAGATATTTTAGTTGTTACCGGCTGTGTTACTAAAGTTGTTGCTGAATCATTGAGAAAGATTTATGAAAAAATCCCTGAACCTAAGGCTGTTGTTGCTGTTGGAGCTTGTGCATTAATGGGGGGAGTTTATAAAAACATTGGAGGGGATTTAGGCACTTCAGACTTTGTAGCTGGACCTGTTGAAAACATCATTCCAGTTGATGTTAAAGTGCCGGGCTGTGCTCCAAGACCAGAGGATATTATTGCTGGTATAGCTAAGGCAATATCCAAGGTTGTTGAAGGAAAATGA
- the ade gene encoding adenine deaminase codes for MIVFKNTRIIDVYTGEVVKGNVAVEKDKISFVDLNDEIDKIIEKIKEDVKVIDLKGKYLSPTFIDGHIHIESSHLIPSEFEKFVLKSGVTKVVIDPHEIANISGKDGILFMLSDAKILDVYVMLPSCVPATSLETSGAEITAENIEELILLDNVLGLGEVMNYPAVINEDEEVLRKIEVAKKYNKLIDGHCPKLKGWMLNKYISHGIMSDHESVDEDEALEKLRLGLKLMIREGTASKNIYLLNISKKIKDFRNIMLVSDDVCVRDLDGYMLNILRKATNYVSPIEAIQMVTINPANYFGFDVGIKAGNEASFVIFEDLDNFKVYDIVIKGRFLDDVLNELNENRKRKIPEKLMNTLRYSYKDREAFLIKGIDYKERDGFVRVIKPLKDSLITEELIFSVEEVKILLNENAINKIFVIERHKNTGNIGKGLIYNFLEEGALASSYAHDSHNVIAIGNDEKDLALAVNKLKDIGGGFMAVKDGEVVECLPLPVGGIMGDDGKYVFEKINALYKRIEGWSSFDNPFLSMSFFSLPVIPELKITDKGLVKDMQLVDLFVEVSK; via the coding sequence ATGATTGTCTTCAAAAATACAAGGATTATTGATGTATATACTGGAGAAGTTGTTAAAGGGAATGTTGCAGTTGAAAAGGATAAAATATCATTCGTAGATTTAAATGATGAAATTGATAAGATAATTGAAAAAATAAAGGAAGATGTTAAAGTTATTGACTTAAAAGGGAAATATTTGTCTCCAACATTCATAGATGGGCATATACATATAGAATCTTCCCATTTAATACCTTCAGAGTTTGAGAAATTTGTGTTAAAAAGTGGAGTAACAAAAGTAGTTATAGACCCGCATGAAATAGCCAATATCTCTGGAAAAGATGGAATTTTGTTTATGTTGAGTGATGCCAAAATTTTGGATGTTTATGTTATGCTCCCTTCTTGTGTGCCAGCTACAAGCTTAGAGACGAGTGGGGCAGAGATTACAGCAGAGAATATTGAAGAACTCATCCTTTTAGATAATGTCTTAGGTTTAGGAGAGGTTATGAATTATCCTGCAGTGATAAATGAAGATGAAGAGGTTTTAAGAAAAATAGAAGTAGCTAAAAAATACAACAAATTAATAGATGGGCATTGTCCAAAATTAAAAGGTTGGATGTTAAACAAATATATCTCCCATGGAATAATGAGCGACCATGAGAGTGTTGATGAAGATGAAGCATTAGAAAAACTTAGATTAGGACTAAAATTAATGATTAGGGAGGGAACTGCCTCAAAAAACATCTATTTGCTTAATATATCTAAAAAGATAAAAGATTTTAGAAATATAATGTTAGTTAGTGATGATGTCTGTGTTAGGGACTTAGATGGCTATATGCTAAATATTTTAAGGAAAGCCACCAACTATGTTTCCCCAATTGAAGCTATTCAAATGGTTACAATAAATCCAGCAAATTATTTTGGATTTGATGTAGGAATTAAAGCTGGAAATGAGGCAAGTTTTGTAATCTTTGAAGATTTAGACAATTTTAAAGTTTATGATATTGTTATAAAAGGAAGATTTTTAGATGATGTTTTAAATGAACTAAATGAAAATAGAAAAAGAAAGATTCCTGAAAAACTCATGAACACCTTAAGATACTCATATAAAGATAGAGAAGCTTTTTTAATTAAAGGGATTGATTATAAGGAGAGAGATGGATTTGTTAGAGTGATAAAACCATTAAAAGATTCTTTAATAACTGAAGAGCTGATATTTAGTGTTGAAGAAGTAAAAATATTATTGAATGAAAATGCTATAAACAAAATATTCGTTATAGAGAGGCATAAAAACACTGGAAATATTGGAAAAGGTTTGATATACAACTTCTTAGAAGAAGGGGCTTTAGCATCTTCCTATGCCCACGATTCTCATAACGTAATAGCCATAGGAAATGATGAAAAGGATTTAGCTTTGGCTGTAAATAAATTAAAAGATATTGGTGGAGGATTTATGGCTGTTAAAGATGGAGAGGTTGTTGAATGCCTTCCTTTACCAGTTGGGGGGATAATGGGGGATGATGGAAAATATGTATTTGAGAAGATTAACGCTTTGTATAAAAGAATAGAAGGTTGGAGTTCTTTTGATAATCCATTTTTGAGCATGAGCTTCTTTTCCCTTCCAGTAATTCCAGAGCTAAAAATAACTGACAAAGGTTTGGTTAAAGATATGCAATTAGTTGATTTATTTGTAGAAGTTTCGAAATAA
- a CDS encoding V4R domain-containing protein translates to MEKIFPNILEAIKNEEIIKKSKKIPVPYFGLLALVIFEKVKELGSEISLYEIGVEFGKILSPKNIEELKKIFKLMNFGDLEIDKNEILLKNPPYKINLSNPPYGWIHKDEPIHDFIAGILAGCLEEIYEKKFIVKEIECVCQGKDKCVFEVIEVK, encoded by the coding sequence ATGGAAAAAATCTTCCCCAATATTTTAGAGGCAATAAAAAATGAAGAAATTATAAAGAAAAGTAAAAAAATACCCGTCCCATATTTTGGATTGTTGGCATTGGTGATATTTGAGAAGGTAAAAGAGCTCGGTTCAGAGATATCCCTATATGAAATAGGTGTAGAATTTGGAAAGATATTATCTCCAAAAAATATAGAAGAGTTGAAAAAAATATTTAAATTAATGAATTTTGGTGATTTAGAGATAGATAAAAATGAAATACTTCTCAAAAATCCACCATACAAAATAAATCTCTCTAACCCTCCATATGGATGGATACATAAAGACGAACCAATCCATGATTTTATAGCGGGAATTTTAGCTGGATGCTTAGAAGAGATATATGAAAAGAAATTTATAGTTAAGGAGATAGAATGCGTTTGTCAGGGAAAGGATAAATGCGTGTTTGAAGTTATTGAAGTCAAGTAA
- the hisD gene encoding histidinol dehydrogenase — protein sequence MIIKKIKELTKEEEEKIINRNKANFEEILPTVMEILKDVKEKGDEALKYYTKKFDGVEIEDFRVSEEEIEEAYNSVDYKVVEAIEKAKDNIYFFHKKQMEQIKDLEVKNNGIVLGQVVRAIEKVGCYVPGGRAFYPSTVLMTTIPAKVAGCEEIYITSPPTKEGKGNPATLIAGDIVGVSAIYKVGGVQAIGALAYGTETIPKVDIIVGPGNIYVTTAKKMVYGEVAIDFLAGPSEVLIIADETADSEFVALDFIAQAEHDPNASCIITTTSEKKAEEIKNKIFDEIEKAERKEIILKALENSAILIGDLEECIEFSNKYAPEHLEILTKNPEEVLNKIKHAGSVFLGEYSPVPVGDYASGTNHVLPTSQFARMSSGLNVETFLKKITYQKLDKESLKNIADIVITLAEAEGLYGHAEAVKRRLK from the coding sequence ATGATAATCAAAAAAATTAAGGAATTAACAAAAGAAGAGGAGGAAAAAATAATTAATAGGAATAAAGCTAACTTTGAGGAAATATTACCAACAGTGATGGAGATTTTGAAAGACGTTAAAGAAAAAGGGGATGAAGCATTAAAATATTACACAAAAAAGTTTGATGGTGTAGAAATAGAAGATTTTAGAGTTTCAGAAGAGGAAATAGAAGAGGCTTATAATTCAGTAGATTATAAGGTTGTTGAGGCTATAGAGAAGGCTAAGGATAACATATACTTCTTCCACAAAAAGCAAATGGAACAAATTAAAGATTTAGAGGTTAAAAATAATGGTATAGTTTTAGGACAGGTTGTTAGAGCAATAGAAAAAGTTGGATGCTATGTTCCTGGAGGAAGGGCTTTCTATCCATCCACAGTTTTAATGACAACAATCCCTGCAAAAGTAGCTGGATGTGAAGAGATATATATCACCTCCCCACCAACAAAAGAAGGGAAAGGTAATCCAGCTACATTGATAGCAGGAGATATTGTTGGAGTTTCAGCTATTTATAAAGTTGGAGGAGTTCAGGCAATAGGAGCTTTAGCTTATGGAACAGAAACAATTCCAAAGGTTGATATTATTGTAGGGCCTGGAAATATATATGTAACAACAGCCAAAAAAATGGTTTATGGAGAAGTTGCCATAGATTTCTTAGCAGGTCCTTCAGAGGTTTTAATTATTGCTGATGAAACTGCAGATTCAGAATTTGTTGCCTTAGATTTTATTGCTCAAGCTGAACACGACCCTAATGCCTCTTGCATAATAACAACAACATCTGAAAAGAAAGCAGAGGAAATTAAAAATAAAATATTTGATGAGATAGAAAAAGCTGAAAGAAAAGAGATTATTTTAAAAGCCTTAGAAAACTCTGCCATATTAATTGGTGATTTAGAAGAGTGTATTGAATTTTCAAATAAATACGCCCCAGAACATTTGGAAATATTAACCAAAAATCCAGAAGAAGTTTTAAATAAAATTAAACATGCTGGAAGTGTATTTTTAGGAGAATATAGCCCAGTTCCTGTTGGAGATTACGCATCAGGAACAAACCATGTTTTGCCAACTTCACAATTTGCAAGAATGAGTTCTGGTTTAAATGTAGAGACATTTTTAAAGAAAATAACTTATCAAAAATTGGATAAAGAGAGTTTAAAAAATATAGCTGATATTGTTATCACCTTAGCTGAAGCTGAAGGATTGTATGGACATGCTGAAGCTGTTAAGAGAAGATTAAAATAA
- a CDS encoding DUF5612 domain-containing protein, with protein sequence MEIGISIEAENKVGVLHKLTGILSELGGNITYTQQFIKNDGETGFIYMEVEGIKDIDELKRRMESCEHIKSFEIHSSLKKIYGKRVIIIGGGAQVAEVARGAISEADRHNIRGERISVDTLPIVGEDNLYEAVKAVATLPRVGILVLAGSLMGGKITEAVKELKEKTGIPVISLKMFGSVPKVADLVVGDPLQAGVLAVMAIAETAKFDINKVKGRVL encoded by the coding sequence ATGGAGATTGGGATAAGTATAGAGGCAGAAAACAAAGTTGGAGTTTTACACAAACTTACGGGAATTCTTTCTGAACTAGGAGGAAATATAACTTATACTCAGCAATTTATTAAAAATGATGGAGAAACTGGCTTTATTTATATGGAAGTTGAAGGAATTAAAGATATAGATGAACTAAAGAGAAGAATGGAAAGCTGTGAGCATATAAAGAGCTTTGAAATTCACAGCTCATTAAAAAAGATTTATGGTAAGAGAGTTATTATTATTGGTGGTGGAGCCCAAGTTGCTGAAGTTGCGAGAGGAGCAATAAGTGAGGCAGATAGGCATAATATCAGAGGGGAGAGAATTAGTGTCGATACTCTCCCAATAGTTGGTGAAGACAACTTATATGAGGCAGTTAAGGCAGTAGCTACTCTCCCACGAGTGGGGATTTTAGTTTTGGCTGGCTCTTTAATGGGAGGGAAAATTACTGAAGCAGTTAAAGAGTTAAAGGAAAAAACAGGCATTCCAGTAATAAGCTTAAAGATGTTTGGCTCTGTTCCAAAAGTAGCTGATTTAGTTGTTGGAGACCCATTGCAGGCAGGAGTTTTGGCAGTTATGGCTATTGCTGAAACAGCAAAATTTGACATAAATAAGGTTAAAGGGAGAGTTTTATGA
- a CDS encoding DUF447 domain-containing protein produces MINEVVVATRKDNKDNKAPIGVYFKDKKVIMHLFSGSHTYENLSTEDYFSVNVVPPIEIAKAVLDDNDEYLYYNDIPYLKNSYYTIFYKVVKREFIDKEDKFGKNRLMIVEGEEIKRIYLDKVPKPYNRADGLLVEMAVIYSRLANKNIKIDEEDKKEMEKEMKKYFSIIKKVGGREHKQLAETMLRNLNLL; encoded by the coding sequence ATGATAAATGAAGTAGTTGTAGCAACAAGGAAAGATAACAAAGACAATAAAGCCCCAATTGGTGTTTATTTTAAAGATAAAAAAGTTATCATGCATCTTTTTTCTGGCTCTCATACCTATGAAAATCTTTCAACTGAAGATTATTTTTCGGTTAATGTAGTTCCACCAATTGAAATAGCAAAGGCAGTTTTAGATGATAATGATGAATATCTCTACTACAATGATATCCCCTATTTAAAAAACTCCTATTATACTATATTTTATAAAGTTGTTAAAAGGGAGTTTATTGATAAGGAAGATAAATTTGGAAAAAACAGATTGATGATTGTAGAGGGAGAAGAGATAAAAAGAATATATTTAGATAAAGTTCCAAAGCCATACAATAGAGCAGACGGATTATTGGTTGAGATGGCAGTTATTTATTCAAGATTAGCTAACAAAAACATAAAAATTGATGAAGAAGACAAAAAAGAGATGGAAAAAGAAATGAAGAAATATTTCTCAATAATTAAAAAAGTTGGTGGTAGAGAGCATAAACAATTGGCTGAAACCATGCTAAGAAATTTAAATTTACTCTAA
- a CDS encoding TIGR00703 family protein — MVVDAKEVEMVNTLVFETLGNPEKEREFKLKSLKRWGFDLIFGKIDGKETYFTVELDERKAGDKFSKDGKEYEVIEVLEELPKNTELYAHIEMEMGRAYIVCQLRDEDGKNTEVLRVPAATLLLAFFKKNKLGNLIKAVKNVGISLEISMQNGVGGKPLSYDELPNVARRFIRSARKVEKETGFGRLSFAYYGETKDKMPRYRFSWLLPTIALFDLDIAKKVEQTLGILKVSE; from the coding sequence GTGGTTGTAGATGCAAAAGAAGTAGAGATGGTAAATACTTTAGTTTTTGAAACATTGGGAAATCCAGAGAAAGAGAGAGAATTTAAGTTAAAATCATTGAAAAGATGGGGATTTGATTTAATATTTGGTAAGATAGATGGGAAAGAAACGTACTTTACTGTTGAGTTGGATGAAAGAAAAGCTGGAGATAAGTTCTCAAAAGATGGAAAGGAATACGAGGTTATTGAAGTTCTCGAAGAATTACCAAAGAATACTGAGCTCTATGCTCATATAGAGATGGAGATGGGTAGGGCATATATAGTTTGCCAGTTAAGAGATGAAGATGGAAAAAATACAGAGGTTTTGAGAGTTCCAGCTGCTACATTGTTGTTAGCTTTCTTTAAAAAGAATAAATTAGGAAATTTAATAAAAGCAGTGAAAAATGTTGGAATTAGCTTAGAAATTTCTATGCAAAATGGTGTTGGAGGGAAACCACTATCTTATGATGAACTTCCAAATGTTGCGAGAAGGTTTATAAGAAGTGCGAGAAAGGTTGAGAAAGAAACTGGCTTTGGAAGGTTGTCATTTGCTTACTATGGAGAAACAAAGGATAAAATGCCAAGATATAGGTTTAGCTGGCTATTGCCAACCATTGCATTATTTGATTTAGATATAGCTAAGAAAGTAGAACAAACCTTGGGAATTTTAAAGGTTTCTGAATAA
- the aroD gene encoding type I 3-dehydroquinate dehydratase encodes MICLPVVEDSVEKAIKTAEKYLEIADIVEFRIDMLKEVSEEDIKKFAKYPCIITVRPDWEGGYWKGNNEERLNLIKKAIEYNAKYVDIELREEKNKEIVKFRDEIGSKTKIIISYHDFEKTPSKEKLVDVVEKALSIGDIAKFATMANSKEDVLNILEVINKYPGKIIGIGMGEKGKLTRILGVYFGSILTFASYKGKSSAPGQVDVDTLKEIWKLMKLE; translated from the coding sequence ATGATATGTCTACCAGTAGTTGAAGATAGTGTAGAAAAAGCAATAAAAACAGCTGAAAAGTATTTAGAAATAGCAGATATTGTTGAATTTAGGATAGATATGCTTAAAGAAGTTAGTGAAGAAGATATAAAGAAATTTGCTAAATATCCTTGCATAATAACCGTTAGACCAGATTGGGAAGGTGGTTATTGGAAAGGAAATAATGAGGAAAGATTAAACTTAATAAAAAAGGCAATTGAATATAATGCTAAGTATGTTGATATTGAGTTAAGAGAAGAGAAAAATAAAGAAATTGTAAAATTTAGAGATGAAATTGGTTCAAAAACAAAAATTATAATCTCTTATCATGATTTTGAAAAAACTCCGTCAAAGGAAAAATTGGTAGATGTTGTTGAAAAAGCTCTTAGCATTGGAGATATAGCAAAATTTGCAACAATGGCAAATAGTAAAGAAGATGTCCTCAATATTTTAGAAGTGATAAATAAATATCCTGGAAAGATTATAGGCATTGGAATGGGGGAGAAAGGGAAACTAACAAGAATCTTGGGGGTTTATTTTGGCTCAATATTAACCTTTGCTTCTTACAAAGGGAAAAGCTCTGCCCCTGGGCAAGTTGATGTTGACACACTAAAAGAGATTTGGAAGTTAATGAAATTAGAGTAA
- a CDS encoding GTPase: MRYKKVPVKKIVNKIIDECDVILLVLDARDPEMTRNRELEKKIKSKGKKVIYVLNKADLVPKDILERWKEVFGENTVFVSAKRRLGTKILREMIKQSLKEMGKKEGKVGIVGYPNVGKSSIINALTGKRKALTGSVAGLTKGEQWVRLTKNIKLMDTPGVLEMRDEDDLVISGALRLEKVENPIPPALKILSRIDNFDNSILREYFGVDYETVDEELLKKIGNKRGYLTKGGEVDLIRTAKTVIKEYQDGKLNYYKVDLKKFGQDRERDISFITKHLKDFPFIEDAKMIITHLKDFDELYKKIKKPVLGFEEIDGNIVVISFGEKTKDACRKKVENFCKEQGIEIFSKFGDKIGANNIYVAVGRKQP; encoded by the coding sequence ATGAGATACAAGAAAGTGCCAGTTAAAAAAATAGTTAATAAGATTATTGATGAATGTGATGTCATCTTATTGGTTTTAGACGCGAGAGACCCAGAGATGACAAGAAACAGAGAGTTGGAGAAAAAAATTAAAAGTAAAGGAAAGAAAGTAATTTATGTATTAAACAAAGCTGATTTAGTCCCAAAAGATATTTTAGAAAGATGGAAAGAAGTTTTTGGAGAAAATACCGTATTTGTATCTGCTAAAAGAAGATTAGGAACAAAAATTTTAAGAGAGATGATAAAACAATCTTTAAAAGAGATGGGAAAGAAAGAAGGAAAAGTTGGCATTGTTGGTTATCCAAACGTTGGGAAATCCTCCATTATAAATGCATTAACTGGGAAGAGAAAGGCTTTAACTGGAAGTGTAGCTGGTTTAACTAAAGGAGAGCAATGGGTTAGATTAACTAAGAATATTAAACTTATGGACACTCCTGGAGTTTTGGAGATGAGAGATGAGGATGATTTGGTTATAAGTGGAGCTTTGAGATTGGAAAAGGTAGAAAATCCAATACCTCCAGCTTTAAAGATTTTGAGTAGGATAGATAACTTTGATAACTCAATATTAAGGGAGTATTTTGGAGTTGATTATGAAACAGTTGATGAGGAGTTGTTAAAAAAGATTGGAAATAAGAGAGGTTATTTAACCAAAGGAGGAGAAGTAGATTTAATTAGAACAGCTAAGACAGTTATAAAAGAGTATCAGGATGGAAAACTTAACTACTACAAGGTAGATTTAAAGAAATTTGGGCAAGATAGAGAGAGGGATATATCATTTATAACTAAGCATTTAAAGGACTTTCCATTTATTGAAGATGCAAAGATGATTATTACTCATTTAAAGGACTTTGATGAACTCTATAAAAAAATAAAAAAACCAGTCTTAGGTTTTGAGGAAATAGATGGAAATATCGTTGTTATATCATTTGGAGAGAAGACAAAAGATGCTTGTAGGAAGAAAGTGGAGAATTTTTGTAAAGAGCAAGGTATTGAGATTTTTTCAAAATTCGGAGATAAAATTGGGGCTAATAACATCTATGTAGCCGTTGGAAGGAAACAACCATAA